From one Streptomyces sp. NBC_01478 genomic stretch:
- the mptB gene encoding polyprenol phosphomannose-dependent alpha 1,6 mannosyltransferase MptB produces MAFPVDLRRCQVLGLAGTAVLALGGETAGALPSADLFSPASVQAALGLVGVYFGVVLLIAAWLLLGKLIRSAEPPTPRSLFLVLAVWASPLLLAPPLFSRDVYSYLAQGAMVDAHMDVYAHGPATLGGPLADEVAPLWQHTGAPYGPVFLAVASGLSGLTRGELPAGLFGMRLIALLGVGLMAAALPRLARHSGADPAAALWLGALNPLVLLHLVAGAHNDAIMLGLLGVGLVAALGRWPVIGAVLVTLAALVKAPAALGLAAVVLLQIRAGHRPAKAVTTTVVASAVTTVAATAVAGTGYGWIGALDTPVSAHNWALTSLLGRATGALLKHLGSDLAPFAVPAWHALGLAVTGAAILAIWFRLRPSPVYALGLSLAVVAAFGPAIRPWYALWGLFLIAAAAPSTSVRHRVAAVTGVLALAVLPSGGPADVGQLVLAVSGGVLAIVVLWQARQAAEAPALGRTA; encoded by the coding sequence ATGGCTTTTCCCGTCGATCTCCGTCGCTGCCAGGTACTCGGTCTGGCCGGAACCGCCGTCCTCGCGCTGGGCGGTGAGACGGCCGGGGCGCTCCCGTCCGCCGACCTCTTCTCCCCGGCCTCCGTGCAGGCTGCGCTCGGGCTGGTCGGGGTCTACTTCGGTGTCGTCCTGCTGATAGCGGCCTGGCTGCTGCTGGGCAAGCTGATCCGCAGCGCCGAACCGCCGACTCCGCGTTCGCTGTTCCTGGTTCTCGCCGTGTGGGCGTCCCCGCTGTTGCTCGCGCCGCCGCTGTTCAGCCGGGACGTGTACAGCTACCTCGCGCAGGGCGCCATGGTCGACGCCCACATGGACGTCTACGCGCACGGCCCGGCCACGCTCGGCGGCCCCCTCGCCGACGAGGTCGCCCCGCTGTGGCAGCACACCGGAGCGCCGTACGGCCCGGTGTTCCTCGCCGTGGCGTCCGGGCTGTCCGGACTGACCCGCGGTGAACTCCCCGCCGGGCTCTTCGGGATGCGGCTCATAGCGCTCCTCGGGGTGGGTCTGATGGCCGCCGCGCTGCCCCGGCTCGCCCGGCACAGCGGCGCCGACCCGGCCGCCGCGCTCTGGCTGGGCGCCCTCAACCCGCTCGTGCTGCTGCACCTCGTCGCGGGTGCCCACAACGACGCGATCATGCTCGGGCTCCTCGGTGTCGGCCTGGTCGCCGCTCTCGGCCGCTGGCCGGTCATCGGCGCCGTCCTCGTCACGCTCGCCGCTCTCGTCAAGGCGCCGGCCGCGCTCGGGCTCGCCGCGGTCGTGCTGCTCCAGATCCGCGCGGGCCACCGCCCGGCCAAGGCCGTCACCACGACCGTCGTCGCGTCCGCGGTCACCACGGTGGCCGCCACCGCCGTCGCCGGCACGGGCTACGGCTGGATAGGCGCCCTCGACACCCCCGTCTCGGCGCACAACTGGGCGCTCACCAGCCTCCTCGGCCGCGCCACCGGTGCCCTGCTGAAACACCTCGGCAGCGACCTCGCGCCCTTCGCCGTCCCGGCCTGGCACGCCCTCGGACTCGCGGTCACCGGCGCGGCCATCCTCGCCATATGGTTCCGCCTGCGCCCGAGCCCGGTCTACGCGCTCGGCCTGAGCCTCGCGGTCGTGGCCGCCTTCGGCCCCGCCATCCGCCCCTGGTACGCGCTGTGGGGCCTGTTCCTGATAGCCGCCGCCGCGCCCAGCACCTCCGTACGCCACCGGGTGGCCGCCGTGACCGGAGTCCTCGCCCTCGCGGTCCTGCCCAGCGGCGGTCCCGCCGACGTCGGACAACTCGTCCTGGCCGTCTCCGGCGGCGTCCTCGCGATCGTCGTCCTCTGGCAGGCCCGCCAGGCGGCCGAGGCCCCGGCCCTGGGACGTACGGCGTGA